In a genomic window of Vidua macroura isolate BioBank_ID:100142 chromosome 33, ASM2450914v1, whole genome shotgun sequence:
- the RNASEH2C gene encoding LOW QUALITY PROTEIN: ribonuclease H2 subunit C (The sequence of the model RefSeq protein was modified relative to this genomic sequence to represent the inferred CDS: deleted 4 bases in 3 codons): protein MAVRVRFPPGAAPEPLPAQLLPCRVQHDGPAPVAAFLRARPGPGGELWASFRGRRLGGRELPLPPGYTGVVLRGGEPGEPPLGEPGDPQAGRVSVTGTFGAITDWGATPPPAPGRGLARALQWGPLARALHAPVTEDSDEEVEP, encoded by the exons ATGGCGGTGCGGGTCCGGTTCccccccggcgccgccccggagccgctcccggctcagctcctgccctgccgcGTCCAGCACGACGGGCCCGCGCCCGTGGCCGCC TTCctgcgggcccggcccggccccggcggcg AGCTCTGGGCCTCGTTCCGG GGGCGCCGCCTGGGGGGCCGGGAGCTGCCGCTGCCCCCCGGCTACACGGGGGTCGTGCTGCGGGGGGGGGAGCCCGGAGAGCCCCCCCTGGGCGAGCCCGGGGACCCCCAG GCCGGGCGGGTGTCGGTGACCGGGACCTTCGGGGCCATCACGGACTGG GGGGCGacgccgccccccgcccccggccggGGCCTGGCCCGGGCCCTGCAGTGGGGACCCCTCGCCCGGGCC ctccacGCCCCCGTGACCGAGGACAGCGACGAGGAGGTGGAGCCATGA
- the LOC128820961 gene encoding basic proline-rich protein-like, which translates to MGEPPAPPPLPPQLRPPRPGSPVRGGAAGAGDPGDPHGRAARAGRGPQPRPPAPVGGALRRPRPPRLGPCPALPPPQAVGGGGAAGAGLGGRGGGPGGGSLSPAWSCWRSCRGARPPRLQVLCFPTPPAAGPAPAQPVLRLRWGPPGPAPRGAPPLPKGPAHPLELGVELRPLEAELDLGLLERLGPALAAIFGPAHDTPMAEDTPPGEARWAWPLVRWAAPGAGLRLWLPLTDLRPAPARAPPPRLRPESLRVGLGAPRGWAGPGGGAMACEHLEVTYEAEDMGTLPCLRAEPGPGPGGGPRHPHAGGDGGRGPPRRAPPGPPRPRSPPGAASTRATSWCCRGPPRSWGAFVGGALGGAPWSLQVTLPRAHLSLTPPRAAAAALTTGGAPKPGEKPPHLPGLPKPRGWPRNPGTPGGLLSGRR; encoded by the exons ATGG GGGAgcccccggcgccgccgcccctcCCCCCACAGCTGCGCCCCCCCAG GCCGGGGTCCCCCGTGCGGGGGGGGGCTGCGGGTGCAGGTGACCCTGGGGACCCTCACGGCCGTGCTGCCCGAGCAGGGCGgggcccccagccccgcccaCCAGCGCCTGTGGGCGGAGCTCTGCGACGGCCACGCCCACCCCGCCTGGGACCAtgccctgcccttcccccaCCTCAG GCTGTCGGCGGGGGGGGCGCAGCTGGGGCTGGActcggggggcgcggggggggccCCGGGGGGGGCTCTCTCTCGCCcgcctggagctgctggaggagctgccggggggcgcggccgccccgcctGCAG GTTCTGTGTTTCCCCACCCCcccggccgccggccccgcccccgcccagCCCGTGCTCCGCCTACGCTggggcccccccggccccgccccccgcggggccccgcccctccccaaG GGCCCCGCCCACCcgctggagctgggggtggaGCTCCGCCCCCTCGAGGCCGAGCTGGACCTGGGGCTGCTCGAGCGCCTCGGCCCCGCCCTCGCCGCCATCTTTGGCCCCGCCCATGACACGCCCATGGCAGAGGACACGCCCCCTGGAGAG GCGCGGTGGGCGTGGCCCCTGGTGCGGTgggcggcgccgggggcggggctgcggctgtggctgcccctgacCGACCtgcgccccgcccccgcccgcgcccccccgccccggctccgCCCCGAGAGCCTCcgggtggggctgggggcgccccggggctgggcggggccggggggcggggccATGGCCTGCGAGCACCTGGAAG tgacCTACGAGGCCGAGGACATGGggaccctgccctgcctgcGCGCCGAgccggggcccggcccggggggggGCCCACGGCATCCCCAC gcTGGAGGTGACGGTGGCCGCGGCCCCCCCCGCAGggcccccccgggccccccccgACCCCGTTCTCCGCCCGGCGCAGCATCTACGAGAGCCACGAG cTGGTGCTGCCGGGGACCCCCGAGGAGCTGGGGGGCGTTCGTGGGGGGGGCCCTGGGCGGGGCCCCCTGGAGCCTGCAGGTGACGCTGCCCCGCGCCCACCTGAGCCTGACCCCCCCCCGAGCTGCTGCAGCGGCTCTTACAACAG GGGGAGCCCCGAAACCTGGGGAGAAGCCCCCGCACCTGCCGGGGCTCCCCAAACCCCGGGGGTGGCCACGGAACccgggcacacctggggggctCCTGAGTGGCCGCAGGTGA
- the ATG2A gene encoding autophagy-related protein 2 homolog A, giving the protein MLALALGSRLSPRGDSKELEVAVALEGVMLRHRPDPPGTPWYSQLLALLALEDEPVLGYVAPTPLTQLHLHLQRCALDYRPAPLALRVLLTAETLSLTCGSGPEPRPGALRLLVDDGSVFLSERCGGAALDLQRDFVSVLDVDFLELLLSTGRGGDGEGGAAPPEELLVAPARLRGRTCADSAAALARLLQHLGTPPRAPPGPPPGEGPAPRPGAPGERPPGRAEPPPGGEQVGLGGPPPAPINQQDLTDALRDPPGDPPGDPRTPAQAPAPPRPPPVSLYLFPGEGGGSARAPPAAPEPPRGGGADPDPDPDPEGFCVLEAPETPETAAPRLRWLAPGPLRLRPGHFGVPRGGAGPGCAPPPGLPPPRARLVLRDLSLTWALYGGAGLRPRPAQVGHARGRGRGHAPGWDTPVGGAHGDTPPGRGWGTHPWVGLMGTCPRVGHAHGAGCGHLLGHTPKQGGAQVGVAVEWTHPRPQGWGWWVCAVGVAGRNSGCVRTDPASAGPAPAPQAPPPPRWRCRGGPGRVPEQLMELHLGKVCFQHETYAAEPGGAAGGGAGGRAGPGEAPTSRLVLLVPELELRDRLGGGRRAPLPLPPPPGPGRPPQPPTLWVKALRVLPQPPPPGGVPECCLRVTLTPLRLHVDQDALIFLRDFAGAFLAHLSPPPGPPPGPPPAPPGLGDPPQSEPPRTRTPKRRRPRSTSASSASRPMSPSGWITAASASPWSRLRGLGRVVSYRCRVAPGHPVSPNCRGCWGGWHPCTRCCGSGALSGTCCCCRCWGGGPGGVARGGDPRCHRARGRLGQRRAGAGDEAAAGAAGSGRGLYGLVAPPGPPRLLAAPPEPRGQRHQRLPVRTSRDQYGQRRGDSQLGSGGPSRPPARGAAPPPPRDWGGPTPAATPPQ; this is encoded by the exons ATGTTGGCGCTGGCGCTGGGCAGCCGCCTGAGCCCCCGCGGGGACAGcaag gagctggaggtggccGTGGCCCTCGAGGGGGTGATGCTGCGGCACCGCCCcgacccccccgggaccccctgGTACAGCCAG ctgctggccctgctggccctggaggACGAGCCGGTTTTGGGGTACGTGGCCCCCACCCCCCTGACCCAGCTGCACCTGCACCTGCAGCGCTGCGCCCTCGACTACAG GCCGGCGCCCCTCGCGCTGCGGGTGCTGCTGACGGCCGAGACCCTGAGCCTCACCTGCGGGAGCGGCCCCGAGCCCCGCCCGGGCGCCCTCAG GCTCCTGGTGGATGACGGCTCCGTGTTCCTGAGCGAGCGCTGCGGGGGGGCGGCGCTGGACCTGCAGAGGG ATTTCGTGTCCGTGCTGGACGTGGatttcctggagctgctcctgagcaCCGGCCGGGGGGGGGACGGCGAGGGGGGCGCG gcCCCCCccgaggagctgctggtggcccCCGCCCGCCTGCGCGGCCGCACCTGCGCCGACAGCGCCGCCGCCCTCGCCCgcctgctgcagcacctggggacccccccaagggcccccccgggacccccccccggcGAAGGAcccgccccccgcccggggGCACCTGGGGAGAGACCCCCGGGACGGGCGGAGCCCCCCCCGGGGGGAgagcaggtggggctgggggg gccgccccccgcccccatCAACCAGCAGGACCTGACAGACGCCCTGAGGGAcccccccggggacccccccggggacccccggACCCCCG cccaggcccccgcccccccccggcccccccccgtgtccctgtaCCTGTtcccgggggagggggggggctCCGCCCGGGCCCCCCCCGCGgcccccgagcccccccggGGGGGCGGCGCCGACCCCGACCCCGACCCCGACCCCGAGGGGTTCTGCGTCCTCGAGGCCCCTGAGACCCCCGAGACC gccgCCCCCCGGCTGCGCTGGCTCGCCCCCGGGCCCCTGCGGCTCCGGCCCGGCCACTTCGGGGTCCCGCGGGGGGGAGCGGGACCCGGCTGCGCCCcccccccggggctgcccccgccccgcgcccgcctcGTCCTGCGCGACCTCAGCCTCACCTGGGCGCTCTACGGGGGGGCGGGACTTCGGCCCCGCCCAGCGCAGGTGGGACACGCCCGTGGGCGGGGCCGGGGACACGCCCCAGGCTGGGACACGCCTGTGGGTGGAGCTCATGGGGACACGCCCCCAGGGCGTGGCTGGGGAACACACCCATGGGTGGGGCTCATGGGGACATGCCCCAGGGTGGGACACGCCCATGG ggctgggtgtggCCATTTATTGGGACACACCCCCAAGCAGGGAGGGGCCCAGGTGGGCGTGGCCGTGGAATGGACACACCCCAGGCCACAGGGGTGGGGCTGGTGGGTGTGTGCAGTGGGCGTGGCCGGGAGGAACAGTGGGTGTGTCCGCACTGACCCCGCCTCTgcaggccccgcccccgcaccgcaggccccgccccccccgcGGTGGCGCTGCCGGGGGGGCCCCGGGAGGGtcccagagcagctgatggAGCTGCACCTGGGCAAG gTGTGCTTCCAGCACGAGACGTACGCGGCCGAGcccgggggggcggcgggggggggcgcgggggggcgCGCTGGCCCGGGGGAGGCGCCCACCTCCcgcctggtgctgctggtgcccgAGCTGGAGCTGCGCGACCGCCTGGGGGGGGGGCGGCGCGCCCCCCTTCCTCTGCCGCCaccccccgggccgggccgccccccgcagccccccacG CTCTGGGTCAAGGCCCTGCGGGTGCTGCCCCAGCCGCCCCCCCCTGGGGGGGTCCCCGAGTGCTGCCTCAGGGTCACCCTGACCCCGCTGCGCCTGCACGTGGaccag GACGCGCTGATTTTCCTCAGGGATTTCGCCGGCGCCTTCCTCGCCCACCTGAgcccccccccgggcccccccccgggacccccgcccg CCCCCCCCGGGCTCGGGGACCCCCCCCAGTCGGAGCCGCCCCGGACAAGGACCCCGAAACGGAGACGCCCCCGATCTACTTCCG cgaGTTCCGCTTCACGGCCGATGTCCCCGTCTGGCTGGATTACCGCGGCAAGCGCGTCACCATGGAGCAG GCTGCGGGGGCTGGGCCGGGTCGTGTCCTACCGGTGCCGAGTGGCTCCGGGACATCCGGTGTCACCAAACTGCCGGGGCTGCTGGGGGGGGTGGCACCCGTGCACGCGGTGCTGCGGCTCT ggCGCGCTCTCCgggacctgctgctgctgccgctgctggggggggggtcccgggggggtgGCCCGGGGGGGTGACCCGCGGTGTCACCGCGCTCGGGGCCGCCTCGGCCAGCGCcgcgctggggctggggacgAGGCTGCTGCgggggctgcag GCTCTGGCCGAGGCCTTTATGGACTCGTggcccccccgggccccccccgGCTCCTCGCGGCCCCCCCGGAGCCCCGGGGCCAGCGGCACCAGCGCCTCCCAGTACGGACCAGTAGGGACCAGTACGGGCAGCGGCGGGGGGACTCCCAGCTGGGGTCGGGGGGTCCCAGT CGCCCCCCGGCTCGAGGAGCGGCCCCGCCCCCACCGAGGGACTGGGGGGGCCCGACCCCCGCCGCGACCCCACCCCAATAA
- the OVOL1 gene encoding LOW QUALITY PROTEIN: putative transcription factor Ovo-like 1 (The sequence of the model RefSeq protein was modified relative to this genomic sequence to represent the inferred CDS: inserted 1 base in 1 codon; deleted 1 base in 1 codon; substituted 1 base at 1 genomic stop codon): protein MPRAFLVKKPVVATAKRNWSELPDEQRAEIYVPICLGGCPLRRDPEPAVGGGPRGPPWTXRCPPRAPPGPFLHPKGKVPSGPLGAPLPPGLPLAGGVPVGVPVAGGVPGGSELFSCPVCHKSFGFQRMLNRHLKCHSEVKRHRCPYCGKGFNDTFDLKRHRHVRTHTGVRPYKCSLCDKAFTQRCSLESHLRXIHGVAQRYGYKERRAKLYVCEECGGTADSQDAHLAHLRQRHPHSPLLAKLARKAAATPAPRPAPPRAAPPP from the exons ATGCCGCGCGCGTTCCTGGTGAAGAAGCCGGTGGTGGCCACGGCCAAGCGCAACTGGAGCGAGCTCCCGGACGAGCAGCGGGCGGAGATCTACGTGCCCA tctGTTTGGGGGGGTGCCCCCTGCGCAGGGACCCCGAGCCGGCCGTGGGGGGAGGCCCCCGCGGTCCCCCCTGGACATGACGCtgccccccccgcgccccccccggCCCCTTCCTGCACCCCAAGGGCAAG GTCCCGTCCGGCCCTTTGGgcgcccccctc cccccggggctgcccctggcCGGGGGGGTCCCCGTGGGGGTCCCGGTggccgggggggtcccggggggctcCGAGCTCTTCTCGTGCCCCGTGTGCCACAAGAGTTTCGGGTTCCAGCGGATGCTGAACCGGCACCTCAAGTGCCACAGCGAGGTGAAGCGGCACCGCTGCCCCTACTGCGGGAAGGGCTTCAACGACACCTTCGACCTCAAGCGCCAC CGCCACGTCCGCACCCACACCG GTGTCCGTCCCTACAAGTGCTCCCTGTGTGACAAGGCCTTCACGCAGCGCTGCTCGCTGGAGTCCCACCTGC AGATCCACGGCGTGGCGCAGCGCTACGGCTACAAGGAGCGCCGGGCCAAGCTCTACGTGTGCGAGGAGTGCGGCGGCACGGCCGACAGCCAGGACGCGCACCTGGCGCACCTGCGCCAGCGccacccccacagccccctccTGGCCAAGCTGGCCCGCAAGGCCGCGGCCACGCCCGCGCcacgcccggccccgccccgcgccgccccgcccccTTAG
- the FIBP gene encoding LOW QUALITY PROTEIN: acidic fibroblast growth factor intracellular-binding protein (The sequence of the model RefSeq protein was modified relative to this genomic sequence to represent the inferred CDS: deleted 4 bases in 3 codons) — protein MSSDLDVFVGNTTLIDEEVYRLWLDGHSVAEAGGAPPAGGVLEREGTSVAVLQSDTRDHYRTFQMLERLLHAPPRLLQQLLFQIPPERQALLVQRYYAFDEALARELLGKKLSKGTKKELDEVSAAPGVGIRSCRRQFDNFKRVFKAVEELRGPLAENIQQLFLLPPPLARDYAAIVFFANSRFETGKRRLQFLSFADFAACAQSMMGHWSQGALAPEAAEPDGDLPKSFLQDLKELKVLVADKDLLDQHKSLVCSALRGKISVYNELEANFKALSRALVNVGGKLTHARDVRDFFVDLVEKVIEPCRSDKWSPGDLRLFLTHYTAAPRNLPGFRHQALWERYMAAITACLLRMYHD, from the exons ATGAGCAGTGACCTGGACGTGTTCGTGGGGAACACGACGCTCATCGACGAGGAGGTGTACCGGCTGTGGCTGGACGGGCACTCGG tgGCCGAGGCGGGTGGCGCGCCGCCTGCGGGCGGGGTGCTGGAGCGCGAGGGGACCTCGGTGGCCGTGCTGCAGAGCGACACCCGCGACCACTACAGAACCTTCCAGATGCTGGAGCGGCTGCTGCACGCC CCGCCccggctgctgcagcagctgctcttccagATCCCCCCCGAGCGGCAGGCGCTGCTCGTGCAGCg GTACTACGCCTTCGATGAGGCC CTGGcccgggagctgctgggcaAGAAACTCTCCAAGGGCACCAAGAAGGAGCTGGACGAGGTCAGCGCC GCACCGGGGGTCGGGATCCGCAGCTGCCGCCGCCag TTTGACAACTTCAAGAGGGTCTTCAAGGCCGTGGAGGAGCTGCGGGGGCCCCTGGCCGAGAAcatccagcagctcttcctgctgccccCGCCCCTCGCCCG ggacTACGCCGCCATCGTGTTCTTCGCCAACAGCCGCTTCGAGACCGGCAAGCGGCGCCTGCAGTTCCTGAGCTTCGCCGACTTCGCCGCCTGCGCCCAGAGCATGATGGGCCACTGGAGCCAGGGCGCCCTGG CGCCCGAGGCGGCCGAGCCCGACGGGGACCTGCCCAAGTCCTTCCTGCAGGACCTGAAGGAGCTGAAGGTGCTGGTGGCCGACAAGGACCTGCTGGACCAGCACAAGAG CCTGGTGTGCTCGGCCCTGCGGGGGAAGATCTCGGTCTACAACGAGCTCGAGGCCAATTTCAAG gCGCTGTCCCGGGCGCTGGTGAACGTGGGGGGGAAGTTGACCCACGCCCGCGACGTTCGGGATTTCTTCGTGGACCTGGTGGAGAAG GTGATCGAGCCCTGCCGCTCCGACAAGTGGAGCCCGGGGGACCTGCGGCTCTTCCTGACGCACTACACAGCGGCCCCCCGAAACCTGCCGGGCTtcag GCACCAGGCGCTCTGGGAGCGCTACATGGCCGCCATCACCGCCTGCCTGCTGCGCATGTACCACGACTGA